Proteins encoded within one genomic window of Oryza glaberrima chromosome 12, OglaRS2, whole genome shotgun sequence:
- the LOC127757995 gene encoding cystinosin homolog isoform X2: MSSWNSVGMEVLYQVLGWVAFFAWSFSFYPQVFLNFKRKSVVGLNFDFLVLNLTKHSSYLIYNAALFFSPFIQRQYHETYGDKEMIPVAANDVAFSVHAVALTAFTLFQVFIYERGNQKISKVCISITAIVWTAAIVCLIVAWPKSNWLWLIDVFNSIQVGMTAIKYIPQAIMNFRRKSTIGWSIGNILLDLTGGVLNFGQMGVQSIDQHTLVNFYGNIGKTLLSLEVVFFDILFIIQHYVLYPVKRDENAANGYPILPIEAKHVAAA, encoded by the exons ATGTCGTCGTGGAACTCGGTGGGGATGGAGGTGCTGTACCAGGTGCTCGGGTGGGTCGCCTTCTTCGCTTGGTCCTTCAGCTTCTACCCGCAGGTCTTCCTCAACTTCAAGCGCAAGAG TGTGGTGGGTCTGAACTTTGATTTTCTGGTGTTGAACTTGACAAAGCACTCATCCTACCTCATATACAATGCTGCTCTATTCTTCAGCCCCTTCATCCAGAGACAGTATCATGAGACATATGGTGATAAAGAG ATGATTCCTGTCGCGGCAAATGATGTTGCCTTTTCTGTACACGCGGTTGCCTTGACAGCTTTTACCCTTTTTCAAGTATTCATCTACGAG CGAGGAAACCAGAAAATCTCCAAAGTCTGCATATCAATCACTGCTATTGTGTGGACAGCTGCTATTGTTTGCCTTATTGTAGCTTGGCCAAAAAGTAACTGGCTCTGGCTTATAGATGTGTTCAA TTCAATACAGGTTGGGATGACAGCAATCAAATACATTCCTCAG GCCATCATGAACTTCAGGAGGAAGAGTACAATTGGTTGGAGTATTGGCAATATTTTACTTGATCTTACAGGAGGGGTGCTAAACTTTGGCCAGATGGGTGTGCAATCAATAGATCAAC ACACGCTAGTGAACTTCTATGGAAATATTGGGAAAACCCTTCTTTCATTG GAAGTCGTTTTCTTCGACATCTTATTCATAATCCAACACTATGTGCTGTACCCTGTCAAACGAGATGAGAATG CAGCCAATGGCTATCCAATTCTCCCCATCGAAGCAAAACACGTGGCGGCAGCATAA
- the LOC127757995 gene encoding cystinosin homolog isoform X3: MSSWNSVGMEVLYQVLGWVAFFAWSFSFYPQVFLNFKRKSVVGLNFDFLVLNLTKHSSYLIYNAALFFSPFIQRQYHETYGDKEMIPVAANDVAFSVHAVALTAFTLFQVFIYERGNQKISKVCISITAIVWTAAIVCLIVAWPKSNWLWLIDVFNSIQVGMTAIKYIPQAIMNFRRKSTIGWSIGNILLDLTGGVLNFGQMGVQSIDQHTLVNFYGNIGKTLLSLEVVFFDILFIIQHYVLYPVKRDENANGYPILPIEAKHVAAA; encoded by the exons ATGTCGTCGTGGAACTCGGTGGGGATGGAGGTGCTGTACCAGGTGCTCGGGTGGGTCGCCTTCTTCGCTTGGTCCTTCAGCTTCTACCCGCAGGTCTTCCTCAACTTCAAGCGCAAGAG TGTGGTGGGTCTGAACTTTGATTTTCTGGTGTTGAACTTGACAAAGCACTCATCCTACCTCATATACAATGCTGCTCTATTCTTCAGCCCCTTCATCCAGAGACAGTATCATGAGACATATGGTGATAAAGAG ATGATTCCTGTCGCGGCAAATGATGTTGCCTTTTCTGTACACGCGGTTGCCTTGACAGCTTTTACCCTTTTTCAAGTATTCATCTACGAG CGAGGAAACCAGAAAATCTCCAAAGTCTGCATATCAATCACTGCTATTGTGTGGACAGCTGCTATTGTTTGCCTTATTGTAGCTTGGCCAAAAAGTAACTGGCTCTGGCTTATAGATGTGTTCAA TTCAATACAGGTTGGGATGACAGCAATCAAATACATTCCTCAG GCCATCATGAACTTCAGGAGGAAGAGTACAATTGGTTGGAGTATTGGCAATATTTTACTTGATCTTACAGGAGGGGTGCTAAACTTTGGCCAGATGGGTGTGCAATCAATAGATCAAC ACACGCTAGTGAACTTCTATGGAAATATTGGGAAAACCCTTCTTTCATTG GAAGTCGTTTTCTTCGACATCTTATTCATAATCCAACACTATGTGCTGTACCCTGTCAAACGAGATGAGAATG CCAATGGCTATCCAATTCTCCCCATCGAAGCAAAACACGTGGCGGCAGCATAA
- the LOC127757995 gene encoding cystinosin homolog isoform X1, producing MSSWNSVGMEVLYQVLGWVAFFAWSFSFYPQVFLNFKRKSVVGLNFDFLVLNLTKHSSYLIYNAALFFSPFIQRQYHETYGDKEMIPVAANDVAFSVHAVALTAFTLFQVFIYERGNQKISKVCISITAIVWTAAIVCLIVAWPKSNWLWLIDVFNSIQVGMTAIKYIPQAIMNFRRKSTIGWSIGNILLDLTGGVLNFGQMGVQSIDQHTLVNFYGNIGKTLLSLEVVFFDILFIIQHYVLYPVKRDENGKAIISERVAPLIRPSDKPEEDSV from the exons ATGTCGTCGTGGAACTCGGTGGGGATGGAGGTGCTGTACCAGGTGCTCGGGTGGGTCGCCTTCTTCGCTTGGTCCTTCAGCTTCTACCCGCAGGTCTTCCTCAACTTCAAGCGCAAGAG TGTGGTGGGTCTGAACTTTGATTTTCTGGTGTTGAACTTGACAAAGCACTCATCCTACCTCATATACAATGCTGCTCTATTCTTCAGCCCCTTCATCCAGAGACAGTATCATGAGACATATGGTGATAAAGAG ATGATTCCTGTCGCGGCAAATGATGTTGCCTTTTCTGTACACGCGGTTGCCTTGACAGCTTTTACCCTTTTTCAAGTATTCATCTACGAG CGAGGAAACCAGAAAATCTCCAAAGTCTGCATATCAATCACTGCTATTGTGTGGACAGCTGCTATTGTTTGCCTTATTGTAGCTTGGCCAAAAAGTAACTGGCTCTGGCTTATAGATGTGTTCAA TTCAATACAGGTTGGGATGACAGCAATCAAATACATTCCTCAG GCCATCATGAACTTCAGGAGGAAGAGTACAATTGGTTGGAGTATTGGCAATATTTTACTTGATCTTACAGGAGGGGTGCTAAACTTTGGCCAGATGGGTGTGCAATCAATAGATCAAC ACACGCTAGTGAACTTCTATGGAAATATTGGGAAAACCCTTCTTTCATTG GAAGTCGTTTTCTTCGACATCTTATTCATAATCCAACACTATGTGCTGTACCCTGTCAAACGAGATGAGAATGGTAAGGCTATCATTTCTGAAAGGGTAGCTCCTCTTATCAGGCCTTCAGACAAGCCTGAAGAAGATAGTGTGTGA